The region AGCGGTGGTATATGTTACGTTACAGGGGCATACGATTTGTGCAGAGAGCGAGGGGAATCAAATTGGCTGGTGAAGATACTATAATATATAGAGCTCATATAAAGTTTTAGTGACCCCAGTCACTACAACTACTGCCAGTTTTCTTCAAGATCACGTTTAATTGCATCATATTCCTCCTCAGTTCCTATTACAATCTCCATCGCTAAATATATGGTACAAACTATCATGAACACGctgaaaatattcaaaaatagaCGATCAAGAATGATAGAAACACGCTGCCACTGCATGTGTTCAAATTTGTGCGCATTCTTATTGGTCAAATCCAACTTCATGAAGCGCAGTGTTTCTAATCCATCCTCAAGTTCCTTCGACGCCGTGTAAGTGTTACTAGTAGTTGCAGTAGTATGTTGTTTGTTTATCCCATTTGTATGACCTTTAACGTTTCCGTTTTCGATCGGTAACTCCCTCGCATTTGAATTCGGAATGATAGTTGTCGGAATGACAGGTTCGCCGATATCGCCTTCAAGCGGCCCGGCAGATAGACAGAGTATTCGGGTTAAGAAGTGAAGAAACACACGTTTCACCCATCGTGGAACAGGCTGCGATAGAGCACTCACGTGCATAACAATGCCAGTTGTGATCACTGATGCACATACCATCACTATCATGCATAAAAAGTATGTACCTGAAAGTATCAAGAGTTATATAATGTTTAATTTATAAGTTGTAACGTGTAGATTATATGAAAATTAAAGGTATTTCtaacaaaaaaataaacacataacaaaaacaaaacaacagcaaCCGAAAATGCCAAAGTCCGCTATTCTAATTAATGTTTACTTATCGAACGCATtacatcagaggatgatttaagcacttcccaccacgccactgtgttgacttgcggttagcacaactgtgtgagtgaacatgacaccactgctcgcacattgcattgacgagcatgattaaatttgaatttagactgatatatttacaataaaaacgcattcaaaatgctagtcgatttcacattttatgttacctacagaaggtgtgaattatcctttatgcatacatcacttttgtactgaaatcgaccaagtaataatgacacacgcacaattcttaaacaacatcttttgcacataattcaatgggatttgaaaagtaaattggcagttgaaactctagtgataacacgtttgcagtgcatgatggggcttccttaaatcatcctctggcattACATTAAGGGGAATGTAGCTTTTTCATTTCGAACCACATTATTCATTAATTGCTTcttttatactttgatcagcgtCATCAGCGGGagttgttaggcttttaccactacgccgagaAATTTACCAATTTTACCATTACgccgtgttaaataaagtagacaaagtataggacttcaattaataatttgtgatgcttctggcgagatgtcataaGCAAATTCTCTATtaagatatattgatattaatccgcgatgttatcaGGCCCGGCGATTACGAGTGATCAAACTATAAGTTGATATTCGAAGCAACCTTGAACATTTTAAGCttgattatacatgtatattctttTACGATGAGTATCGCAGTAACAATCTAAATATATTTTTAGTTTTAGGCGGGTAAATTGAACCGTTTTCTCATAGTGTACATTAAAGAACGCGTTCCGTATTTCGAAACACTTTTGCTACAAAATACTTGACACAAGTAACGCTAATTTAAGTTTTGTGTAGACTCTTGCAAATTAAGTAAGTACATACCAATAACTGGAGATTCCTCTGCGCTTGGTGGCATATTCTCAGCAATTATCTGTTGAAACACCACCAAAGCCAATAGATTGGTGATTGATAACGTCAACTTCTCTCCGCAATCAGGAGGTAAATAAAATACCAGCAGCGACAGAATGGATAAGAACAGACAAGGCAGTACCATATAGAAGATGTAGAATGCAGCGTGACGTTTGAATACCAGTAGATAATGTATTTCTGGATAAGGTTCTGGACAGCAGAGGTATGTTACAACCAATCGCTTGGCACGTACTGCAACCATATCCCATACTCCGTTAGCCAGGTACCTGTAAGACAATAACACAAAGTTACCATATTTTCgaatcattataaatattttataaatacTTTCATGGCCTTTTAGTAGTATTTTCAATAACACAAAGTTGAccaaatcattaaaatatgcatttgTACCCCATTGACTGATGATTTGGTGACACAGGTGAGCATTTTTCACAGTTGTTTTTCGGTTGTTGGTATCAATGTTTATCTTTCCTGTCGAACCCCACTCTACGCCAATAATATTGGATACGCACAAGCAGAAATTTCAGGTCAAGTTGGTTTCAACATTGATCGTTTGAAATGAGACCAATTTACCTGTCCTTATTATAAACATATCATCCATCAATGGATCCATATGAACCAAGTGTTTAATTCAGGTTTCATGAAGTCGTCGTTTCTTTTTGTACTTTATAATTGCATTGAATGTGCTTTGCAGACTAAATAAAACAGAATACGACCACCTTACGAAAGGACTCGACTTTATCTTTATCTACGATttacaaatataaatcatcaaaatGTCAAACATACCTCATTGTCGATGCATCCAAGCTAGTTTCTTGGTAGAGATCGATTTCAAAACCGTTATATCCCCAAGAACCAAATATCATCTCACATACTTGGACGTCAAATGGGAACCATCGTACACGGACTATACAAGTTGATGTGTAAATTGCTGGAACGTACCAGATCACCGTACCATCTGGATACAGCTGTGCAACAGTGTCTGCTTTGTAGCGTTCAAAAGAAAGATCagcactttgtaaaaaaaaatcataaattaaacACTTTATTACAAAGAAACATAATCTTTGAAGATCACGTTTATTTTAATTATTGATCTGAAAACAAATGATATCAACTTAAGAAAGCTGAAATAGTTCCAAATACAAAGCCAACAATTACAAACTGCGATGTTTAAGAATACTTTAGAACGAAGCACATTGACATAAAAGTGGCCAGGGAAGAATCGTTATAGACCCAACATTTTTGTCGATTTTAactttgataccagcattattaCTTGACAATAGTCACTTAAGGGTTTGAAATAAGGAAGGAAAGAAGACGGGGGAAGGATCTGACGAACAGGAAGCAGAAAGAAATGGAAAATAAAGGAATTAACAATAATaaagaagaagacaaagaaaagaaaaaccagAACCAAATACATAGCAAAATGATGACCAAGAAGACGAACACCCTGAAGAAGATTATGATAAAGAAAGAGAACAAGACAAAGTGGAACAAGAATGAATAGATGAAGGgaaagaagacatgcaaattaGACCAAAAAAAGAACACTATGAGAatccgttaccatggttacaggaaATCAAAAAGAGCTCAATTATATTACTAGCATGGATAACACGGATGCGGCGTTACTTActtatcatacaaagttatatctGGTGACCATATCTTTGAAACAGGAACAGTATGTCTCTGAAGACCATCGAAATCGTCAGGATTCCAGGTGAGGAATTCATCTGTCCATGTCTATATGGGAGAAAATAAAAGTACCAATTTATATGCCACTCGTTGCAACAGCTCGGAATCATCCTTCGTTTTCGTCAACTTCcaatgtactacatgtacatatttTTGCTTAGTTTGGCGTTGGTCCCTTAAATGGTAGcagaaaaatttgcatattaaagcgtttccgtactgttttcccaagcctttTTGGAGCGTttaattaaaaaggcgccccatgaatgtgtgcatgccagaaatcgcttgcccccccctctcggcttgcccctgcacagcccctaaatgaaTTTGTTATATATGTTGTTGTTCTTCATGTGCAAATAATGGATGGTTTgttatatttttaataataactatatactaaaatacctGAACAACTTACCAATTTTAACCAACCTCCTACTGCAACTCTTTGCTCCCGGGTATTCTgcaaaattaattaaatgttCATTAATGAAGTAACATAACCTGCAAAAATATGCTGATGCTGGTACATGCCGTACaggatggtcataacacatcaacagGACCGACGTCCGTCATGATTGACGAAGTGACaagcattggcgacatcggcgcaaAAAttatctttgctttacctcagttgttcggctccaaATTGAAAGGGaacatatatctgacagtaaaaactaacattttgtgcaaATGAAATACAAATGTATTTTTATGAAAATGGTACAATAATCACGGCTTTAACTTATTTAGGCTAAAGTAAGTACATTTGCTTTCTGTAAGCGGTTTAAAAGACAAATGTGCTAATTGGAAAGAAGGAGCATAACATGGTTGTCACCTTTTTTCTTTACATGTGTATTTGTTTGCATTTCCccctaaaaagtggacctttttgtctATTTTGGGGTGCGGCGACACCCGTACTCCTTGGCTACGGGCCTTTGATTGATGGTCGGTTGATTGAAAATgttcatataattatattagtattTACCATATCTAGAAGATTTCGAAaaatcattctaaaaatgactTTGGTTGCAGTGGAGCTGTTGTGGGTAGGACGAAATTCATTGCTGTAATCATCAAACAAGCGGTGGTGTAGCATTTTAACAGCAACAGTTTGTTTTTGACTGGAACACCCTGTAAAAcgagttagggttaggttaagttTATGACTCATAGTTCCATTCCATGATTCTATGGCTTTATTCGTATTGTATTGACATCTCCTTGAACTTATTCTTCTGTACTGGCGACTTCATAATACCCTTTTCGAGCTCTTTTCCAAGTCCATAACGAGCTTCTGCACCTTAGCTCACATTTAGGAAATTTGttaacaattttgacctttttacaCTATCGCTGGTATCACTGAATAAGCTTTTAATACACTGAAAAATATTACTGACACTGAACTCCCAATCTGATTCCTGATTAACAAGCTTTCCCTTAATATAAATGTTTCATGATATGTTTATTCGCGCACAATAGTGATCACAAAATCAACATTAACAATACTAACAATGAACCAGTTCACCAAATTGTTTgggtttatacagggtgtctcccCTATAGCTATAGTCAGTCCAGATGAAGTGATTTGAAATGTACCTTATTTTATATACCTTGATCATTGAGAACATTCCCAAATATTACTTCCGCTCTTTAAATACTTTAATATTATCAGGGGGAAacatctattcaactggactaaATTGCACCACCCCTTGCGTATGAGCTTTTTTCCTAGATGCACCCTGCCAAAATTGGCACAATATTCGTTCCTTCGGACATTCACTTTGCCTCCAAATTCCAAAATGCGGCTTGCATCTACATTCTTGGGCCTTTGCTTCCGGTTTCAACTCTTATAATGGGCGATTCCGACATACATTTCTACTCCTCGGGGAGGTTCCCCGGGCATCCCCACAACCAGGACGATATAATATTGATATCAGAATTTAACATACATTTCGGCAACTTTTTTCGACTCTCAGGAGGAACTCCTGTCACCCCCGGACGGGGCATGCAGCGCTACAGAAAAAGTTTAGGGaatctggatccgccactgtccaGCACtactttaataatattactttttacTTACCAGTACACAAGACTAGTAGCATTAGTATCAATATATCGAGGTGGCATCTTTTGATCATCATTATTACTTTGGAAAGCAACAGCTAATTTTgcagaaaaatataaaacaaagaatAGACAAAAATATAAGATATTGTCGCGATACTTTGGCGATATAACTATTTATATTAGAAATTAAATTGTTATCATGTTTTCACTTGGAAATGTAGTATTGTTTAGCGCACTTTTATTTATAACTATCGGGATATTGTTATAATTATCTTTCTGAGAAAGTAAAAGTAAAACTGACATGTATAAAAACAGACTGCATTACAAAAGGCAAATCTGTGAACAGATGTAATATCGAGAAAAGTTGACTTTGAAGTTAAGCTTCGTGACACATTGTTCTGTGACCAGTTGAAAAATCCATGAAAAACCTGTATATGCGGTATAAACGggcatcacggttgtttgatggcatgtagaactgcattccttttaaagcaaagttgaacactgatagcgctatttatcttaaatcttgtttgcatctttacagaGGGTAGCAACTTGTATAATGACATcaaaacatcagaaaaatgaaTAACAAATAGCGAagaatttttctaaaaaaaataaaacttaaaatatatgtaaatagcgccctcaattttcacaaaaatatactttatagaataaaaaaacccataaaaatgcagaaaaagattaaaaaagggaaatctatgttaaaaatagctacaaaatatatttgtatattagtgtGCAGTATGATAACTGTTGGTATTATCCAGGCacagaattgaaaattatatatttgttagaaaatttaaaaatgatcacatcaaacaaccgtggcgtATGAACAAGCATTAGGCGCAATAATTATGGAACATCGCAACCTTTCTTATAATATCAGTGAAGTGACAAGTTCATGGCTTTAAATACCTGCGCAGTGTTttatgattttaaactgttgttaTAACGTGTGGAGTTGTCTTctaattttgaacaaattaaagATGGGACAATTTCAACTTCAAACTTGCAACTGTTTACCAACAGGATAGcttagaaaaatatttttcactGTTAATACCGCCCAATTTTAACGATCCTACAATAAATGACCCCCATTTGCCTGTGAGCTACACACTGAATAAGCCCCTTTCTATCATATGATGCAAGGCTATCAGTTTCCCCGTCGCCCCTTTCTTTCAAAAAATATCCTACACCTTTAGACCATACTGTCGTACTCATGTAAGCatacaggtacgtcactttcgaGTGCTCCCCTCCCCCCGGAATTTAAAGTGTACATGAAGTAATCATGTAACGTGTTAGTATTAATTTCAATGATAATTACTTGAGAAGTTAAGTGTAAGATTGGTAATTAGTTTCACGCCTAAATAATGTCATCATCGAAGTAATTAAGAATCATACCATGCTTCGACTGCGcagatataaaatatatttttaaaatgtgatgTAAAGCACCTGATATTATCTAGAACTCTAGCTGATAGCAATAATATAACCAAATTAACGAGAGAGATTCCGTGTGTTATTTCCATCTGTTGCACGTTTATGGTACATGCTTTTGACAAAATGGATTCACGAGACACACACAAGTTGTAAATTCATCGTAtcacaattatttttttcaaatatttagtaACGGATTAGTATTTTGTCAGGGAAGGAGTACTCAGGACTTAGTCCAGGAAAATCGCCATATTATTGGGTGTGTAGTTGCGTACTAATGTATTTTTTCTTTTAAGCAGGGGTGTGTAGCTTCAGATTCCGCCGGGAGCCAAAAGGGCACCCTTGATTGAGGAAATTGAgttattaaggtcaaaggtcacacaagggggtaaaattttaaaatgcttaaatGAAATCATAATTTAGTCTAGAATGCCTAATTAATGACATATATGCCAAAATAAGTTAaagggtaaaaaaaaattgtatatggattaaaatttcaaaatgctccaattgcaaTGAAAATGGACTCAAATTATTGGTCTTgacaaaatgaaacacaaaataattatatagtttgccatatctatggagttgaaaacgttttgtatgacaacacactacaacaatattcttaaaatgttttcaaaatgttattttgaaatagtttttgccaacatttgttttgccaaatattttgtcgacacttaaataacattatgttagaatacagaaacttatcaaaaaatgtttttgaatgctatgaaaacgttttataccctatatatatataccctttatataacccgacatttaaacgttatctggCAACATTTTTAACCTTTAGCGAATGAtctcgaaaacgttttgtgttttccTGGGATATACTGTATAAGATGTAGGGTTGTTGAATGAACTCATACCCATGATTCTAGAATAAGGTAACTCATCTGATGTAGCAAACTATACCATTGTTGTATTAATTTCTgaagacgaataatttgatactaatttttttcaatgtggagcattttgaaatttgaccgttgtaaattgttattttataatttaaTACCCTTTGACCTATTTTAACCTATATCTCATTAGCTAGGTATCTTGGAGATACCAATTGACTTTTGCATGCCTTGGGACGAGTGGAACAACATGTGATAtgcaacaactcttcctatacctttgtacaggagccaaccgttgttaatccgcgatgaatccacacttttgcagtaagcgtatacgcgaacgccagcgcatacccgcgttacgcgtgagcgcgtataattcgtcatgtctggaatctgtgtgcgtatcacgcttacaagttgaattcagtattttagaagtatcggataaagattgacgttttattcagttttattgcaaatatcaacagaaatcaccgatctttttgtaaggctggctgtcaatgattaactggcattcctcatgaaataatctgggaaataatcatgtgaattatacgatctttagcttgttttcgttgttgaaaagctgtcctcgcgaagtaaaccacgcagacgacgcggacgcatcgttgttaatcagtgatgaacaacggtgaaacatgattgaatccctaattctatAACTTGATTAAAGCATTGTAAAATTTTAATCCCCTTGCGTGACCCTTCATCTCATAACTCAATTTGTTCAAGGGTGTCCATCTGGCTCCCGGCGGAATGTTAAACTTCATGCTCTCCTCTATTACTTGAAACAAAAAAATGCATTAGTAAGCAATTTCACGCTTGTACTGGATTTCAATGGAATGACATTGTATATTTTCACATTATTATTGCAAATTTCAACTGATTCACACAATCAAGTAGAAAAAAACACTCACGTGAAATTTTCGTTGCTCATCCGAGCATCACTTCTTCAGCACTGGTGGGTTGCTGGTACTTGACGGTTTTTCGCGAATCGGATCACGTGAATGTGATATTGAGATATTTTCACATGGGTCTTTTTCCACACTGCGTGTAATTGTGTTTAATCCGAGCATCACTTCTTCAGCACTGGTGGGTTGCTGGTACTTGACGGTTTTTCGCGAATCGGATCACGTGAATGTGATATTGAGATATTTTCACATGGGTCTTTTTCCACACTGCGTGTAATTGTGTTTAACAATTAAACACTTTTCAAGCCACAAATTGTTACGAATTTCTCGTAATAAAAGGCACATGACAAGGTACGATTCCCGcttaaaaataccataaaaacatTATACAGTGACTCACCGTAAGAGAGGACAAAACCGATATAGATGCTCATCCAACACCAACTGGAGCTCGTCGTTGTGTACTTTCAATTGATTGATATTAttgtgatatttttgccaaaaatgagaGCGACATCGACAACGGGCATTTGTAGCACTTGAGATGGATAGTTATTTCCTAGCAAATTGTTTACAAAAAGCGAATCACTACATTGATCAGGGATAAACGGTTTCAACGGTTTACTATAGTGGACGCACACACTGCAAACCAGATTACAGACTCTTCTTGTGCAAGACCCTGCTGCGCAAACGGCATTTTGAACACGCCCACATTTAGTGATGATTATATAGCTAAAAAATAAGCCTGACAAATTAAAATGCTTGTTTCCCTCTATCATTGTCTATTGATTGCAATAATGTCtctttattgttgttattattatttctttatacACTCTTAAAATAAGATGTTTTAGATGATGCAAAATGTAACACAAAGTTACTAAGGCTGACagtagaagaagaaagaactttgGGATGAGCTACTGTCTTATAAGACCACGAAGTCCAGCCGataccttgaaatgacctctgatgaccttgactttGGACAAAGTCGTCTTTTcgtcacaaaaatgtaacaataaGTTTACTACAATTTATGTAataaaaaatgtgacctttggtTGAACTCTGATGACcatgaaatgacctccatcatgttTTGGATCATATCAGGATCTCGTATACCAATAATATTCTcattacccttttgaccccaaaacagccAACCTCTTTCATGTTTAAGCCAGACCTGATTACAATTTAATTAAACACACGATGCtatttggcattattctgatgatcacagtaCTTAATATGaagcaaattttgaattttaattttaagtaaTCAGCCCTGTTTGTcctctgtatgaccttgaacttaaAATCTGTAAGGGCCCATatacaccagctaatgtcaatgcatgtgtgccagTCGCATCtgtgtaccatgtaatctgtaagaAAAAGAAGCatttatgtgccggaaatacacacctttgacctcaaatttgcGAGCCACCCCCCCATGGCTATAGCCATCGTCAATGTCCACATATCGTCACTATACCATGTAGTCTgaaggagaagaagcatttttaaccaatattactcatgcgtgacgtttgacccaaTATCAAGTATAACgactggggtagtggagcttttgcCCTAGTcgtaatcggtcaaataatgaaggagcaagagcaaattatatcaaatattaacagaaagaaagaaatagataAGCTGCGGTAGAccacgaagtccagccgtgaccttgaaatgatctttgatgaccttgaaatgactttgGATAAAATGGTCTTTTCGtgaaaaataagtttaataacTATCTATCTAATAAAcaatttgacctttggttgacctctgatgaccttaaaatgaTCTCCATCaagttttgaatcatatcaacatcacatatactaatgttcatttaaattggacaaactttggaATGTTACCCCTACTAGACTAGATGAGCTGCGGTCTTTCAAGACCACGAAGTCCAGTTCAGCCGTGACCTTCAAATGATCTCTTATGACCTTGGACAAATTTGTCATCTCGAAAAGAATGCATGCACTAAGTTTTATtacatctcatataacaatatttgacctttgTTTGACCAAAATGATCTCCATcgtgttttgaatcatatcaacatca is a window of Amphiura filiformis chromosome 2, Afil_fr2py, whole genome shotgun sequence DNA encoding:
- the LOC140136417 gene encoding neuronal acetylcholine receptor subunit alpha-10-like — encoded protein: MMIKRCHLDILILMLLVLCTGCSSQKQTVAVKMLHHRLFDDYSNEFRPTHNSSTATKVIFRMIFRNLLDMNTREQRVAVGGWLKLTWTDEFLTWNPDDFDGLQRHTVPVSKIWSPDITLYDNADLSFERYKADTVAQLYPDGTVIWYVPAIYTSTCIVRVRWFPFDVQVCEMIFGSWGYNGFEIDLYQETSLDASTMRYLANGVWDMVAVRAKRLVVTYLCCPEPYPEIHYLLVFKRHAAFYIFYMVLPCLFLSILSLLVFYLPPDCGEKLTLSITNLLALVVFQQIIAENMPPSAEESPVIGTYFLCMIVMVCASVITTGIVMHVSALSQPVPRWVKRVFLHFLTRILCLSAGPLEGDIGEPVIPTTIIPNSNARELPIENGNVKGHTNGINKQHTTATTSNTYTASKELEDGLETLRFMKLDLTNKNAHKFEHMQWQRVSIILDRLFLNIFSVFMIVCTIYLAMEIVIGTEEEYDAIKRDLEENWQ